A portion of the Gorilla gorilla gorilla isolate KB3781 chromosome X, NHGRI_mGorGor1-v2.1_pri, whole genome shotgun sequence genome contains these proteins:
- the NYX gene encoding nyctalopin: MKGRGMLVLLLHAVVLGLPSAWAVGACARACPAACACSTVERGCSVRCDRAGLLRVPAELPCEAVSIDLDRNGLRFLGERAFGTLPSLRRLSLRHNNLSFITPGAFKGLPRLAELRLAHNGDLRYLHARTFAALGRLRRLDLAACRLFSVPERLLAELPALRELAAFDNLFRRVPGALRGLANLTHAHLERGRIEAVASSSLQGLRRLRSLSLQANRVRAVHAGAFGDCGVLEHLLLNDNLLAELPADAFRGLRRLRTLNLGGNALDRVARAWFADLAELELLYLDRNSIAFVEEGTFQNLSGLLALHLNGNRLTVLAWAAFQPGFFLGRLFLFRNPWCCDCRLEWLRDWMEGSGRVTDVPCASPGSVAGLDLSQVTFGRSSDGLCVDPEELNLTTSSPGPSPEPAATTVSRFSSLLSKLLAPRVPVEEAANTTGGLANASLSDSLSSRGVGGAGRQPWFLLASCLLPSVAQHVVFGLQMD; this comes from the coding sequence CGGTGGTCCTCGGCCTGCCCAGCGCCTGGGCCGTGGGGGCCTGCGCCCGCGCTTGTCCCGCCGCCTGCGCCTGCAGCACCGTGGAGCGCGGCTGCTCGGTGCGCTGCGACCGCGCGGGCCTCCTGAGGGTGCCGGCCGAGCTCCCGTGCGAGGCGGTCTCCATCGACCTGGACCGGAACGGCCTGCGCTTCCTGGGCGAGCGGGCCTTCGGCACGCTGCCGTCCCTGCGCCGCCTGTCGCTGCGCCACAACAACCTGTCCTTCATCACGCCCGGCGCCTTCAAGGGCCTGCCGCGCCTGGCTGAGCTGCGCCTGGCGCACAACGGCGACCTGCGCTACCTGCACGCGCGCACCTTCGCGGCGCTCGGCCGCCTGCGCCGCCTGGACCTAGCCGCCTGCCGCCTCTTCAGCGTGCCCGAGCGCCTCCTGGCCGAACTGCCGGCCCTGCGCGAACTCGCCGCCTTCGACAACCTGTTCCGCCGCGTGCCGGGCGCGCTGCGCGGCCTGGCCAACCTGACGCACGCGCACTTGGAGCGCGGCCGCATCGAGGCGGTGGCTTCCAGCTCGCTGCAGGGCCTGCGCCGCCTGCGCTCGCTCAGCCTGCAGGCCAACCGCGTCCGTGCCGTGCACGCTGGCGCCTTCGGGGACTGTGGCGTCCTGGAGCATCTGCTGCTCAACGACAACCTGCTGGCCGAGCTCCCGGCCGACGCCTTCCGCGGCCTGCGGCGCCTGCGCACGCTCAACCTGGGTGGCAACGCGCTGGACCGCGTGGCGCGCGCCTGGTTCGCTGACCTGGCCGAGCTGGAGCTGCTCTACCTGGACCGCAACAGCATCGCCTTCGTGGAGGAGGGCACCTTCCAGAACCTCTCGGGCCTCCTCGCCCTGCACCTCAACGGCAACCGCCTCACCGTGCTCGCCTGGGCCGCCTTCCAGCCCGGCTTCTTCCTGGGCCGCCTCTTCCTCTTCCGCAACCCGTGGTGCTGTGACTGCCGCCTGGAGTGGCTGAGGGACTGGATGGAGGGCTCCGGACGTGTCACCGACGTGCCGTGCGCCTCCCCGGGCTCCGTGGCCGGCCTGGACCTCAGCCAGGTGACCTTCGGGCGCTCCTCCGATGGCCTCTGTGTGGACCCCGAGGAGCTGAACCTCACCACGTCCAGTCCAGGCCCGTCCCCAGAACCAGCGGCCACCACCGTGAGCAGGTTCAGCAGCCTCCTCTCCAAGCTGCTGGCCCCGAGGGTCCCGGTGGAGGAGGCGGCCAACACCACTGGGGGGCTGGCCAACGCCTCCCTGTCCGACAGCCTCTCCTCCCGTGGGGTGGGAGGCGCGGGCCGGCAGCCCTGGTTTCTCCTCGCCTCTTGTCTCCTGCCCAGCGTGGCCCAGCACGTGGTGTTTGGCCTGCAGATGGACTGA